The Candida albicans SC5314 chromosome 5, complete sequence genome includes a region encoding these proteins:
- a CDS encoding uncharacterized protein (Ortholog of Candida albicans WO-1 : CAWG_04619), with protein sequence MTLNKTYNDNDRSHSTINIKDTFESDLHKNNNNISNDSSRKTIYELIYNELKTKNDNNGAENGGTGDGKCTNGSNNFDINNETIKMIESLCELFPMFTIDELRDHPTNVDHSQDLVTELFDEATALIQSETEKXKXRKRFTSATIKTIHYKXLEHQYIW encoded by the coding sequence ATGACATTGAACAAAACctataatgataatgatagaTCCCATTCTACAATTAATATAAAGGACACTTTTGAATCTGATTTACACAagaacaataacaatattaGCAACGATAGTAGTAGAAAAACGATATATGAATTAATCTACAATGAAttaaaaaccaaaaatgaCAACAACGGGGCTGAAAATGGTGGTACTGGTGATGGGAAATGTACCAACGGtagtaataattttgatataaataatgaaacaatcaaaatgaTTGAAAGTTTATGTGAATTATTCCCAATGTttacaattgatgaattacGAGATCATCCAACGAATGTTGATCATTCACAAGATTTAGTGACggaattatttgatgaagCTACAGCATTAATTCAATCTGAAACGGAAAAGGRAAARRaaagaaaaagatttacttctgcaacaatcaaaacaatACATTACAAAWKKTTGGAACACCAATATATCTGG
- a CDS encoding uncharacterized protein (Ortholog(s) have role in GPI anchor biosynthetic process, cellular manganese ion homeostasis and endoplasmic reticulum, fungal-type vacuole membrane localization) has protein sequence MNYLLRCTFTIGLLAYTALASPGDDLYAFQDCLYQCEQITCNNNPYHIIQQEFYTELSNNPDYEFRYYNPHWQFDPMPLPLHLRLLGWNCESNCDYQCQRIITGERIKNHEEIYQFHGKWPFLRVLGIQELTSVVMSLGNLYVNYQSFKKIWSSVITNDSVPSNLKYQFTNIFVVQIVTMCAWLFSTIFHVRDYILTERLDYYFAGLTVLTQFHALGARYFNLYKHSRVVYRWLFSLACILAYVYHVHRLYTDWSYTYNMQANICVGLSQNVFYCLVCFGLYVKYYNLEQTENKVILNHLNYVDSQRIILSSFFTRSSKLFSLYPLLLCFIVVCGMALEVFDFPPVFFDLVDAHSLWHLVTIVPVYMGWYDWLVWDVYENVWSNIQEEDKKKKE, from the coding sequence ATGAATTACTTGCTACGTTGTACTTTTACAATTGGGTTATTGGCATATACTGCTTTAGCTTCGCCAGGGGATGACTTGTATGCTTTCCAGGATTGTCTATATCAATGTGAACAAATAACCTGTAACAATAACCCTTACCATATCATTCAACAGGAATTTTATACTGAATTGAGCAATAACCCCGATTATGAGTTCAGATACTATAATCCACATTGGCAATTTGACCCAATGCCATTACCACTACACCTCAGATTACTTGGGTGGAACTGTGAACTGAATTGTGATTATCAATGTCAAAGAATTATTACTGgtgaaagaattaaaaatcatgaagaaatttatcaattccATGGTAAGTGGCCATTCTTAAGAGTTTTGGGAATTCAGGAACTCACCAGTGTTGTTATGTCTTTGGGAAATCTATATGTCAATTACCAGagttttaaaaaaatatggcTGTCAGTAATAACCAATGATTCGGTGccatcaaatttaaaatatcaatttacAAATATCTTTGTGGTGCAGATAGTGACAATGTGTGCATGgttattttcaacaatctTCCATGTCAGAGATTACATTTTAACCGAAAGATTGGATTACTATTTTGCTGGATTAACCGTGTTAACCCAATTCCATGCCTTGGGTGCTCGTTATTTCAACTTGTATAAACATAGTCGAGTCGTATATCGATGGTTGTTTTCTTTGGCCTGTATTTTGGCATACGTATATCACGTGCACCGGTTATACACTGATTGGTCATACACCTACAACATGCAAGCTAATATTTGTGTTGGACTTCTGCAAAACGTGTTTTATTGTTTGGTGTGTTTTGGGTTATATGtcaaatattataatttggaACAGACTGAAAATAAAGTGATCttgaatcatttgaattatGTCGACAGTCAACGAATCATCTtatcttcatttttcaCCAGAAGCTCTAAATTATTCTCATTATATCCACTACTTTTGTgctttattgttgtttgtggCATGGCGTTGGAGGTGTTTGATTTCCCACCAGTGTTTTTCGATTTAGTCGATGCTCATAGTTTGTGGCATTTGGTGACAATAGTTCCCGTATATATGGGCTGGTACGATTGGCTAGTGTGGGATGTGTATGAGAACGTGTGGTCAAACATACAAGAGGaggacaagaaaaagaaggagTAG
- a CDS encoding uncharacterized protein (Protein of unknown function; transcript detected on high-resolution tiling arrays), whose amino-acid sequence MSTIKECSCIDTLAVYCYINIYKNFYSEKIRGTPQNAIPLCLRIEMFPLVGQKIGTYAAEELLEELDEEGKLETSVSEIMNQLAASNEPLEGCLPISPLLSSAM is encoded by the coding sequence ATGTCTACAATTAAAGAATGCAGCTGTATCGATACCTTGGCTGTATATTGTTATATAAATATCTACAAAAATTTCTATCTGGAAAAAATCAGAGGTACCCCCCAAAACGCCATACCTCTTTGTCTTAGAATAGAAATGTTCCCGTTGGTTGGCCAAAAAATAGGTACATATGCTGCAGAAGAATTGTTGGAAGAACTCGACGAAGAAGGAAAATTGGAAACAAGTGTTTCTGAGATAATGAATCAACTAGCTGCATCAAATGAACCACTTGAGGGATGTCTTCCAATTAGTCCCCTTTTAAGTCTGGCTATGTAG
- a CDS encoding uncharacterized protein (Protein with similarity to S. cerevisiae Ykr070w; Tn mutation affects filamentation; Hog1-repressed; colony morphology-related gene regulation by Ssn6p; induced during cell wall regeneration; possibly essential), with amino-acid sequence MTKEQSNNDSKNSVVVEEDGGAQFQSYLNNDGIDELTPSVRKHRVSSLSLSDLNQWQNGLTKLSSSTSLSKKNSSSANLKKVDSLAKLSRNASIIKRKKKEIIDHERVASYAFCFDIDGVILRGPDTIPQAVEAMKLLNGENKYHIKVPSIFVTNGGGKPEQQRADDLSKRLNCTITKEQIIQGHTPMKDLVDVYKNVLVVGGVGNVCRNVAESYGFKNVYTPLDIMKWNPAVSPYHDLTEEERVCTKDVDFHKIPIDAIMVFADSRNWAADQQIILELLLSVNGVMGTQSKTFDEGPQIYFAHSDFIWATNYKLSRYGMGALQVSIAALYREHTGKELKVNRFGKPQKGTFKFANKVLSHWRQGVLDEHLKKLSVNDPNANDADILINEDGEEIINQAKLENYNWSDSEDDEEDDDTVNGGSSTAKKALKDVGKIADVGKPDKITLELPPASTVYFVGDTPESDIRFANSHDASWHSILVKTGVYQAGTEPKYKPKHLCNDVLEAVKYAIEREHAMELAEWNETAQDVNEDDKGSRLNFADLVMTPSDKKENDTTEKKPSGASSTSKSSIAEAEEVEVPDILAAQIEKLKDVSVSK; translated from the coding sequence ATGACTAAAgaacaatcaaataacGATTCAAAAAActctgttgttgttgaagaagatggtGGTGctcaatttcaatcatatttaaataatgatggtattgatgaattaactCCCCTGGTTAGAAAACATAGAGTCTCATCTTTATCGTTGTCCGATTTAAACCAATGGCAAAATGGATTAACAAAATTATCTTCCTCAACTTCACTttcgaaaaaaaattcatcttcagctaatttgaaaaaagtcGATTCATTAGctaaattatcaagaaaCGCATCTATAATCAAGCGTAAGAAGAAGGAAATCATTGATCATGAACGTGTTGCTTCATATGccttttgttttgatatCGATGGTGTCATATTAAGAGGTCCAGATACCATTCCTCAAGCCGTGGAAGCCATGAAACTTTTAAATGGTGAAAACAAGTATCATATCAAGGTGCCTTCGATATTTGTCACTAATGGTGGTGGAAAACCAGAACAACAACGTGCTGATGATTTATCCAAGAGATTAAACTGTACAATCACTAAAGAACAAATCATTCAAGGGCATACTCCAATGAAGGATTTGGTTGATGTTTATAAGAATGTGTtggttgttggtggtgttggtaATGTGTGTCGTAACGTTGCTGAATCTTATGGGTTCAAGAATGTTTATACACCATTAGATATTATGAAATGGAACCCTGCTGTTTCTCCTTATCATGATTtaactgaagaagaaagagtTTGTACTAAAGATGTTGATTTCCACAAAATCCCAATTGATGCAATTATGGTGTTTGCtgattcaagaaattgggCTGCTgatcaacaaattattttggaattgttattatcaGTGAATGGAGTGATGGGTACTCAATCAAAAACTTTTGATGAAGGTCcacaaatttattttgcTCATTCCGATTTCATTTGGGCAaccaattataaattgtCAAGATATGGTATGGGTGCATTACAAGTTTCAATTGCTGCATTGTATCGTGAACATACTggtaaagaattgaaagtgAATCGTTTTGGGAAACCACAGAAGGGTACATTTAAATTTGCCAATAAAGTGTTGAGTCATTGGAGACAAGGGGTTTTGGATGAACACTTGAAGAAGTTGTCTGTCAATGATCCAAATGCCAATGATGCCGATATTTTGATCAATGAAGATGGagaagaaattattaatcaagctaaattggaaaattaCAATTGGTCAGATagtgaagatgatgaagaagatgatgatacAGTTAACGGAGGTTCTTCCACCGCAAAGAAGGCTCTTAAAGATGTCGGTAAAATTGCTGATGTTGGTAAGCCAGATAAAATCACTTTGGAATTGCCACCAGCTTCTACAGtttattttgttggtgACACTCCAGAATCTGATATCAGATTTGCCAATTCTCATGATGCATCTTGGCATTCAATTTTAGTTAAAACTGGGGTTTATCAAGCCGGAACTGAACCAAAATATAAACCTAAACATTTGTGTAATGACGTGTTGGAAGCAGTCAAATATGCCATTGAAAGAGAACATGCTATGGAATTGGCTGAATGGAATGAAACTGCACAAGATGTcaatgaagatgataaaGGTTCAAGATTGAATTTTGCTGATTTGGTCATGACACCAAGTGACAAGAAGGAAAATGATACAACTGAAAAGAAACCTTCTGGTGCTAGCTCTACTTCTAAATCAAGTATAGCTGAAGCTGAAGAAGTCGAAGTGCCTGATATTTTAGCTGCTCAAATAGAAAAACTTAAAGATGTTAGTGTTTCCAAATAA
- the CST20 gene encoding mitogen-activated protein kinase kinase kinase kinase (Protein kinase of Ste20p/p65PAK family, required for wild-type mating efficiency and virulence in a mouse model; Cst20p-Hst7p-Cek1p-Cph1p MAPK pathway regulates some hyphal growth; involved in Cdc42p growth regulation), protein MSILSENNPTQTSITDPNESSHLHNPELNSGTRVASGPGPGPEVESTPLAPPTEVMNTTSANTSSLSLGSPMHEKIKQFDQDEVDTGETNDRTIESGSSDIDDSQQSHNNNNNNNNNESNPESSEADDEKTQGMPPRMPGTFNVKGLHQGDDSDNEKQYTELTKSINKRTSKDSYSPGTLESPGTLNALETNNVSPAVIEEEQHTSSLEDLSLSLQHQNENARLSAPRSAPPQVSTSKTSSFHDMSSVISSSTSVHKIPSNPTSTRGSHLSSYKSTLDPGKPAQAAAPPPPEIDIDNLLTKSELDSETDTLSSATNSPNLLRNDTLQGIPTRDDENIDDSPRQLSQNTSATSRNTSGTSTSTVVKNSRSGTSKLTSTSTAHNQTAAITPIIPSHNKFHQQVINTNSTNSSSSLEPLGVGINSNSSPKNGKKRKSGSKVRGVFSSMFGKNKSTSSSSSSNSGSNSHSQEVNIKISTPFNAKHLAHVGIDDNGSYTGLPIEWERLLSASGITKKEQQQHPQAVMDIVAFYQDTSENPDDAAFKKFHFDNNKSSSSGWSNENTPPATPGGSNSGSGGGGGGAPSSPHRTPPSSIIEKNNVEQKVITPSQSMPTKTESKQSENQHPHEDNATQYTPRTPTSHVQEGQFIPSRPAPKPPSTPLSSMSVSHKTPSSQSLPRSDSQSDIRSSTPKSHQDISPSKIKIRSISSKSLKSMRSRKSGDKFTHIAPAPPPPSLPSIPKSKSHSASLSSQLRPATNGSTTAPIPASAAFGGENNALPRQRINEFKAHRAPPPPPSASPAPPVPPAPPANLLSEQTSEIPQQRTAPSQALADVTAPTNIYEIQQTKYQEAQQKLREKKARELEEIQRLREKNERQNRQQETGQNNADTASGGSNIAPPVPVPNKKPPSGSGGGRDAKQAALIAQKKREEKKRKNLQIIAKLKTICNPGDPNELYVDLVKIGQGASGGVFLAHDVRDKSNIVAIKQMNLEQQPKKELIINEILVMKGSSHPNIVNFIDSYLLKGDLWVIMEYMEGGSLTDIVTHSVMTEGQIGVVCRETLKGLKFLHSKGVIHRDIKSDNILLNMDGNIKITDFGFCAQINEINSKRITMVGTPYWMAPEIVSRKEYGPKVDVWSLGIMIIEMLEGEPPYLNETPLRALYLIATNGTPKLKDPESLSYDIRKFLAWCLQVDFNKRADADELLHDNFITECDDVSSLSPLVKIARLKKMSESD, encoded by the coding sequence ATGAGCATACTTTCAGAGAACAATCCTACACAAACATCAATAACAGATCCAAATGAGTCTTCTCATCTACACAACCCAGAGTTAAACTCTGGAACGAGGGTTGCTTCTGGACCTGGACCTGGACCTGAAGTTGAATCAACACCACTAGCACCCCCAACTGAGGTCATGAATACTACATCAGCTAATACTTCTTCATTAAGTTTAGGGTCTCCAATGCACgagaaaataaaacaatttgatcAAGACGAGGTTGACACTGGGGAAACTAATGATAGGACTATAGAATCTGGATCTagtgatattgatgattcaCAACAATCacataacaataacaacaacaacaacaacaacgagAGCAATCCAGAATCAAGTGAAGCCGATGATGAAAAAACCCAAGGAATGCCTCCTCGAATGCCAGGGACATTCAATGTGAAAGGTTTGCACCAAGGGGATGATAGTGACAATGAAAAACAGTACACCGAGCTAActaaatcaatcaataaacGTACCAGTAAAGATTCATATTCTCCTGGCACACTTGAAAGTCCCGGTACTCTTAATGCATTGGAAACAAATAATGTCTCACCAGCAGTTATAGAGGAAGAACAACATACACTGTCTTTGGAAGATTTGTCATTGTCCTTACAACaccaaaatgaaaatgcaAGATTATCTGCACCCCGCAGTGCACCGCCACAGGTTCTGACTTCAAAGACATCATCATTTCACGATATGAGTCTGGTtatatcttcatcaacttcTGTGCATAAGATACCATCAAATCCAACTTCAACTCGAGGTTCTCATTTATCAAGTTACAAATCTACATTGGACCCTGGGAAACCTGCACAAGCAgcagcaccaccaccaccagaaATAGACATTGACAATTTATTAACCAAAAGTGAATTGGATCTGGAAACAGACACATTGAGTAGTGCCACAAATTCTCCAAACCTTTTAAGAAATGATACTTTACAAGGAATTCCAACACGAGATGAcgaaaatattgatgacCTGCCCCGTCAACTATCACAAAATACTAGTGCGACGTCAAGAAATACTTCTGGAACATCGACTTCTACAGtggtgaaaaattcaagatCTGGTACGTCAAAATTAACCTCAACCTCAACTGCTCATAACCAAACAGCAGCAATTACTCCTATAATCCCGAGTCACAACAAGTTTCATCAACAAGTGATAAATaccaattcaacaaatagTTCATCTTCACTAGAACCGTTGGGGGTTGGcataaattcaaatctgTCTCCTAAAAATGGGAAAAAGCGGAAAAGTGGAAGTAAAGTCCGAGGTGTGTTTTCGTCAATGTTTGGGAAAAACAAGTCAACgtcatcatcgtcgtcTTCAAACTCAGGTCTGAATAGCCACTCACAGGAAGTCAATATTAAGATCAGTACTCCATTCAATGCCAAGCACCTTGCCCATGTGGGcattgatgataatggttCATACACCGGTTTGCCAATAGAGTGGGAAAGATTATTATCTGCTAGTGGTATTACCAAGaaggaacaacaacagcacCCACAAGCAGTGATGGATATAGTGGCGTTTTATCAAGATACAAGTGAAAACCCTGATGACGCTGCATTTAAAAAGtttcattttgataataataaaagcAGTTCGAGTGGTTGGTCTAATGAAAATACTCCACCAGCAACACCAGGTGGAAGTAACAGTGgcagtggtggtggtggcggtggCGCTCCTTCAAGTCCCCATCGTACACCTCCTTCATCgatcattgaaaaaaacaacgTTGAGCAAAAAGTGATTACCCCATCTCAGTCAATGCCAACAAAGACAGAGAGTAAACAGCTGGAAAACCAGCACCCACATGAAGATAATGCTACTCAGTATACACCAAGAACACCAACATCCCATGTACAAGAGGGTCAATTTATTCCAAGTAGACCAGCTCCGAAACCACCATCAACACCGCTTTCTTCCATGAGTGTGTCACATAAAACACCTTCTTCGCAATCATTACCAAGGAGTGATTCACAATCCGATATTCGTTCTTCAACCCCTAAATCACATCAAGATATTTCGCCAAGCAAGATCAAAATTCGTTCAATTTCgtcaaaatcattaaagTCAATGCGGTCTAGAAAAAGTGGGGATAAGTTTACTCATATTGCACCTGCTcctccaccaccatcatTACCTTCAATTCCTAAATCAAAGTCGCATTCGGCATCTTTGTCAAGTCAATTGAGACCAGCAACAAATGGATCGACAACTGCTCCTATTCCAGCAAGTGCCGCGTTTGGCGGTGAGAATAATGCTTTACCAAGACAAAGAATAAATGAGTTCAAGGCTCATAGAGCACCTCCGCCGCCTCCACTGGCATCACCTGCACCACCTGTGCCTCCTGCGCCACCAGCCAATTTATTATCGGAACAGACTTCTGAGATACCTCAACAACGTACTGCTCCTCTGCAAGCATTAGCTGATGTTACTGCCCCAACTAATATTTATGAAATTCAACAAACTAAATATCAGGAAGCACAACAGAAATTACGTGAGAAGAAGGCTAGAGAACTTGAAGAAATACAAAGACTACGAGAGAAGAATGAAAGACAAAATAGACAACAGGAGACTGGGCAAAATAATGCTGACACGGCTAGCGGTGGTAGTAATATTGCTCCACCAGTACCTgtaccaaataaaaaaccGCCTTCTGGATCTGGTGGTGGCCGTGATGCCAAACAAGCAGCTTTGATAGCCCAAAAGAAAcgagaagaaaagaaacgTAAAAACTTACAAATTATTGCCAAATTAAAGACAATTTGTAATCCTGGAGATCCAAATGAATTATATGTTGATTTAGTTAAAATTGGTCAAGGTGCCTCTGGTGGAGTTTTCCTTGCTCATGATGTTCGTGATAAATCCAATATTGTTGCcataaaacaaatgaatttagaacaacaacctaaaaaagaattaattattaatgaaattttggtTATGAAAGGTAGTCTGCATCCTAATATTgtcaattttattgattcatATCTTTTAAAAGGTGATTTATGGGTGATTATGGAATATATGGAAGGTGGATCCCTTACCGATATAGTAACTCATAGTGTTATGACTGAAGGTCAAATTGGAGTTGTATGTCGCGAAACTTTGAAAGGTCTTAAGTTTTTACATTCTAAAGGGGTTATCCATCGTGATATTAAATCcgataatattttattaaatatggACGGTAACATCAAGATCACTGATTTTGGGTTTTGTGctcaaatcaatgaaatcaatCTGAAACGTATCACTATGGTGGGTACACCATATTGGATGGCACCAGAAATTGTTTCACGTAAAGAATATGGTCCAAAAGTTGATGTTTGGTCATTGGGTATTATGATTATAGAAATGTTAGAAGGTGAACCACCATATTTGAATGAAACTCCATTGAGGGCATTATATCTTATTGCAACTAATGGTAcaccaaaattaaaagatcCCGAATCTTTAAGTTATGAtattagaaaatttttgGCATGGTGTTTACAAGTTGACTTTAATAAAAGAGCTGATGCTGATGAATTATTACatgataattttattacTGAATGTGATGATGTATCGTCGTTAAGTCCATTAGTGAAAATTGCTcgattgaaaaaaatgagTGAATCTGATTAA
- a CDS encoding uncharacterized protein (Ortholog(s) have ubiquitin binding activity), which translates to MNCKSMTMSKQQPCHSNPTKTHIQKNSRKVQRGGARGLGGGNRISQDKETQRETSINGNDAKPIPIPSNYRYDEHSMEAKELWSLVPVNSKYSNRMGSIPNQKFPINEVFAIKALEFFQGDVYKVVELISELSSSPISSNKQSKQFNEKRQPFDVKINKPSSPSSTLEYQSDNVSFNSDDEQQLFNKYLKTGTVDFHGFTVVEAMKLVPLILNHWWNQELIHRQSIGQLQKFGNSASLGSVLIITGRGIHSTGGVSTIKASVNRYLINNNYIFNQPTSGSFEITGKRMNNKK; encoded by the coding sequence ATGAACTGCAAATCTATGACGATGTCGAAACAACAGCCATGCCATTCTAATCCCACAAAGACTCATATACAGAAAAATAGTCGAAAAGTGCAACGAGGAGGAGCTAGAGGTTTGGGTGGAGGAAATAGAATACTGCAAGACAAAGAAACCCAGAGAGAAACTTCAATAAACGGAAATGATGCAAAACCAATACCAATACCAAGCAATTATCGATATGATGAGCATTCAATGGAGGCTAAAGAATTATGGAGCTTAGTACCTGTGAATAGTAAATATAGCAATCGGATGGGATCAAtaccaaatcaaaaattccCAATCAATGAGGTATTTGCCATAAAGGCATTGGAGTTTTTTCAAGGTGACGTATATAAAGTagttgaattgatttcagaactatcatcatcaccaatttcttcaaacaagcaatcaaaacaatttaatgAGAAACGACAACCTTTTGAtgtcaaaatcaataagCCTTCTTCTCCTTCATCAACATTAGAGTATCAATCAGACAATGTCAGTTTTAATTCCGATGACGAACAACAACtattcaataaatatcTTAAAACAGGGACAGTTGATTTCCATGGATTTACCGTAGTAGAAGCAATGAAATTAGTACCATTAATCCTTAATCATTGGTGgaatcaagaattaattcatcgtcaatcaattggtcaattacaaaaatttgGGAATTCGGCATCATTAGGATCagtattgataataacTGGTAGAGGTATTCATTCCACTGGTGGGGTTTCTACAATTAAAGCATCAGTTAATCgttatttaattaataataattatatatttaatcAACCAACTAGTGgtagttttgaaattactGGTAAAAGAATGAAtaacaagaaataa
- a CDS encoding uncharacterized protein (Protein with a predicted pleckstrin domain; Hap43-repressed gene) produces MVDRLETTGPVTTTMTTTTIASPQPQPLQNSTIINASPKSDVNKIHSRTSTIDTSATSTFDNNKLLISTVLYKRSRHTRQWKKKWVVLRKCQLSYYKDSKEYKPLKVYHGEDLLSFSIIPDHTKNHFALYTSNKVLHFRAPDETTFHQWVDTLNEYFNSQENEDDDTQLLDQQQQEEEEEEDSLNKEEPRVSDVDPSPEEDHGSQVSSPPANNQQTLPIHSIQNKQQAQVRRSTSLTDSINTSTEFSDCSSEAWSTIDSPITPSNAVNMNNGSSLFNTLDVPNEEDERRRIEPSVSSHPPQPPPPIESTKNKPQSSTPNTDLVESVIEQGYMTVLKKKYNRNLTKRVYLVLTNVNLKVYKTQEDYRTDSQQQQQQQSFELIYKNYPINDILDIIELDPMTSKYQWCLLIITPLKRIRFCCHDEEDMMKWFSALKAVVVTQKKKQKEMS; encoded by the coding sequence ATGGTAGATAGACTAGAAACCACCGGACCTGTAACCACGACAATGACGACGACGACAATCGCCtcaccacaaccacaaccactACAAAATTCAACCATTATCAATGCTTCACCCAAATCAGATGTAAACAAAATTCATAGTCGAACAAGCACAATTGATACCTCGGCCACTAGCacatttgataataacaaGTTACTAATATCAACAGTATTGTATAAACGATCACGCCATACTCGTCAATGGAAGAAAAAGTGGGTAGTGTTAAGAAAATGTCAATTGAGTTATTATAAAGACTCCAAGGAATACAAACCATTGAAAGTTTATCATGGAGAGGATTTATTGTCATTTAGTATTATTCCTGATCATACTAAGAATCATTTTGCATTATACACTAGTAATAAAGTATTACATTTTAGAGCACCTGATGAGACAACTTTCCATCAGTGGGTAGATACATTAAATGAGTATTTTAATAGTCAAGAAAATGAAGACGACGATACACAGCTACTAgatcagcaacaacaagaagaagaagaagaagaggataGTTTGAACAAAGAAGAGCCAAGAGTATCTGATGTAGATCCAAGTCCAGAAGAAGATCATGGCTCTCAAGTTTCATCACCTCCTGCTAACAATCAACAAACTTTACCGATTCATTCAATACAAAATAAGCAACAGGCTCAAGTGAGGAGATCAACTTCTTTGACTGATTCAATCAATACTTCCACTGAATTTTCCGATTGCAGTTCCGAAGCATGGTCTACTATAGACTCACCAATCACACCAAGTAATGCTGTAAATATGAATAATGGGTCTTCTTTGTTCAATACATTGGATGTTCCTAacgaagaagatgaaaGAAGGAGAATTGAGCCTTCTGTGTCTTCCCAtccaccacaaccaccaccaccaattgaatcaactaaaaataaaccaCAACTGTCTACACCAAACACTGATTTAGTTGAATCAGTTATAGAACAAGGATATATGACCGtattaaagaagaaatataaTCGTAACCTTACTAAACGAGTTTACTTAGTGTTAACTAATGTGAATTTGAAAGTTTACAAAACACAAGAAGATTATCGTACTGAttctcaacaacaacaacaacaacaatcatttgaattgatttataaaaattaccctattaatgatattttggATATTATAGAATTAGACCCCATGActtcaaaatatcaatggtgtttattaattatcACTCCATTGAAAAGAATACGATTCTGTTGTcatgatgaagaagatatgATGAAATGGTTTTCAGCACTTAAAGCAGTGGTTGTTActcaaaaaaagaaacaaaaagaaatgagTTAA